One window from the genome of [Mycobacterium] stephanolepidis encodes:
- a CDS encoding DUF1272 domain-containing protein has translation MKPACQRCQVELGHTDSAWICSYECTYCAECKPSLPVCPNCKGELTPRPRRALAPTSDG, from the coding sequence ATGAAACCGGCCTGCCAGCGCTGCCAGGTAGAGCTGGGCCACACCGACTCCGCGTGGATATGCAGCTACGAATGCACGTACTGCGCAGAGTGTAAGCCCTCACTTCCGGTGTGCCCCAACTGCAAGGGGGAGCTCACCCCGAGACCCCGGCGTGCCCTGGCACCCACCAGCGACGGGTAG
- the purU gene encoding formyltetrahydrofolate deformylase — MIAETGPLVHTHSADTGRLVLQCADQLGVVASVSTFLAKSGANIISLAQHSTQPEGGRFLQRTVFHLPGLKAAMHDIEREFDTTIAAEFGMDFRFTDSAAPKRVAILASRADHCLLDLLWRHRRGDLDMRIALVLSNHPDLAEQVRSFGVPFICVPVTPGARADAESRQLALLRGNADLVVLARYMQILSPAFLADIDCPLINIHHSFLPAFTGAMPYRRARERGVKMIGATAHYVTEELDGGPIIEQDVIRVDHTHTVEDLARLGADVERQVLSRAVAWH, encoded by the coding sequence ATGATCGCCGAGACAGGACCCCTCGTGCACACCCACAGCGCCGACACCGGCAGACTAGTGTTGCAGTGCGCCGATCAGCTCGGCGTTGTGGCATCAGTGAGCACCTTCCTAGCCAAATCCGGCGCGAACATCATCTCGCTGGCTCAGCACTCGACGCAGCCCGAGGGTGGCAGATTCCTGCAGCGCACAGTGTTTCATCTGCCGGGACTGAAGGCAGCTATGCATGACATCGAACGGGAATTCGACACTACGATAGCCGCCGAATTCGGAATGGATTTCCGGTTCACCGACTCGGCGGCTCCCAAACGAGTAGCGATCCTGGCGTCTCGCGCTGATCATTGCCTGTTGGATCTGCTGTGGCGCCATCGCCGCGGAGATCTCGACATGCGAATTGCGCTGGTGCTGTCAAACCATCCTGATCTCGCCGAACAAGTTCGATCCTTCGGGGTGCCTTTCATCTGCGTACCCGTGACACCCGGCGCCCGGGCCGACGCCGAGTCGCGGCAGCTCGCCCTACTTCGGGGCAATGCCGATCTTGTGGTATTGGCACGCTATATGCAGATACTCTCTCCGGCGTTCCTGGCCGATATTGATTGCCCACTGATCAACATCCATCACTCGTTCCTACCAGCGTTCACCGGGGCCATGCCCTACCGCCGAGCGCGGGAACGAGGCGTGAAAATGATCGGCGCCACAGCGCATTACGTCACCGAAGAACTCGATGGAGGCCCGATCATCGAGCAGGACGTGATCCGAGTTGATCACACGCACACCGTCGAGGACCTGGCGCGCCTCGGGGCCGATGTGGAGAGACAGGTGCTCTCCAGGGCAGTCGCATGGCACTGA
- a CDS encoding TetR/AcrR family transcriptional regulator, translating into MKEPKSGRREWYAALTRAAIVDVARVQFVERGFEETSVDDIAEGAQVSKGAVYHHFKDKQEIFIDVYREATKGIIEDVVKVLVDVPVGSWERIEAAASAVTRGYTNQAEPRSLVRQVMGVLGAERTQELEGELALPLIRTLLQEADEADLLSDVSIETASQLIFRVLCESSLLIANSDNPGKASAEVEVVMLSMFAGLRN; encoded by the coding sequence ATGAAAGAACCTAAGTCGGGCCGACGCGAGTGGTATGCGGCATTAACTCGTGCAGCAATCGTGGACGTCGCTCGCGTCCAGTTTGTCGAACGAGGGTTCGAAGAAACTTCTGTTGATGACATCGCAGAAGGCGCACAGGTCAGCAAAGGCGCTGTCTACCATCATTTTAAAGACAAGCAAGAGATCTTCATTGACGTTTACCGTGAGGCGACCAAGGGCATCATCGAGGACGTCGTCAAGGTGCTTGTCGATGTGCCCGTGGGCTCTTGGGAGCGCATCGAGGCAGCGGCCAGTGCAGTAACTCGCGGCTACACCAACCAGGCAGAGCCTAGGTCGCTGGTGCGACAGGTGATGGGTGTCTTGGGCGCCGAACGGACGCAGGAACTTGAAGGTGAACTCGCGCTGCCGCTCATTCGCACACTGCTACAGGAGGCGGACGAAGCCGATCTGCTGAGCGACGTTTCGATCGAGACGGCTTCTCAGCTGATTTTCCGTGTGCTCTGCGAGTCGTCGCTGCTGATCGCCAATTCAGATAACCCTGGGAAGGCTTCCGCGGAGGTTGAGGTGGTCATGTTGAGCATGTTCGCCGGATTGCGTAACTAG
- a CDS encoding SRPBCC family protein has protein sequence MQTLEVRRTYAASITETFDWFSNAHNYTAAPFFRSCRLIQPGREAAFGSGAVRQLRFPFGIVQEEITQFDPPFSFQYRVVKSVPPVNHDGGEVALRETGAGTELVWTSTAELRLPVLAVPLTRIIFPALFGRAFTQVLDAAEMALAVKLPA, from the coding sequence ATGCAAACCTTAGAGGTCCGCCGCACTTACGCCGCCTCGATCACTGAGACTTTCGACTGGTTCAGTAACGCGCACAACTACACCGCTGCGCCCTTCTTCCGATCCTGCAGGCTGATTCAGCCGGGTAGGGAAGCTGCGTTCGGGTCCGGTGCAGTGCGTCAGTTGAGATTTCCATTTGGGATTGTGCAAGAGGAGATTACGCAGTTCGATCCGCCATTCTCATTTCAGTACAGGGTTGTCAAGAGCGTGCCTCCAGTGAATCACGACGGGGGAGAAGTGGCGCTCCGCGAAACCGGTGCTGGGACCGAGCTGGTCTGGACATCCACTGCCGAGCTACGGCTCCCCGTGTTGGCGGTACCGCTCACGCGCATTATCTTTCCGGCGCTGTTCGGGCGCGCCTTCACGCAGGTACTCGATGCCGCTGAGATGGCACTGGCCGTCAAACTGCCAGCCTGA
- a CDS encoding NAD-dependent epimerase/dehydratase family protein produces MNNYQPRVLVIGASGALGRAVCSAFTARHWNVLRGLRTPDNEPHSVYVDLEDEQSVAEAMASADITVNTVPLNYTAEKIALITDAKLLSLAITETSAQLSLRNQHLNAPGTVVLNAGLAPGVTNLVADELVAYDRYWKGQITIAVPLPWNGYRGTGGIRLVHSNFTTSGRHGAYSGSHDAVTISFPDPIGETKCIGWSERNDGWVQRLAAGRMVRAYCYIDNPRLNSLIVRLNKRGILGRLPLWPFLKFQHEYEAPTEEPVSIWVALKTPEFQQSRIITCNGWYLSSAKAAEVMAAQLFHSEHLAGRGCLDSSEAFTLAELRGGLEDCGVKVSEHTPGIGMQKAGPEYAGRPAAGWSAGLGDRERWSGTDTSR; encoded by the coding sequence ATGAATAACTATCAGCCGCGGGTTCTTGTCATCGGTGCATCAGGTGCTCTAGGAAGAGCTGTCTGTAGTGCATTCACCGCCCGACACTGGAATGTGTTGCGTGGTCTAAGGACGCCGGATAACGAACCCCATTCGGTCTATGTAGACCTCGAAGATGAGCAATCAGTCGCCGAGGCGATGGCTAGCGCAGATATCACAGTCAATACGGTGCCACTGAATTACACCGCCGAGAAGATTGCGCTGATCACTGACGCGAAGCTGCTCAGCCTCGCGATTACCGAGACGTCCGCGCAACTGAGCCTTCGGAACCAGCATCTCAACGCACCTGGGACCGTTGTACTCAATGCTGGCCTCGCGCCCGGTGTTACGAACTTGGTTGCCGATGAACTGGTGGCGTACGACCGCTACTGGAAGGGACAGATCACCATCGCTGTGCCCCTGCCGTGGAATGGGTATAGGGGCACCGGCGGGATCCGCCTCGTGCACTCAAACTTCACGACATCCGGAAGGCATGGGGCCTACTCCGGATCCCATGACGCGGTGACGATTTCGTTTCCTGATCCGATCGGTGAGACGAAGTGCATCGGATGGTCTGAACGCAATGATGGCTGGGTACAGCGCTTAGCGGCCGGACGCATGGTCAGGGCCTACTGCTACATCGACAACCCGCGTCTGAACTCCCTAATCGTGCGTCTGAACAAGCGCGGAATCTTGGGCCGGCTTCCTTTGTGGCCATTCCTGAAGTTCCAGCACGAGTACGAGGCGCCCACTGAGGAGCCGGTGTCGATCTGGGTGGCGCTGAAAACTCCTGAGTTCCAGCAATCCAGGATTATCACGTGTAACGGGTGGTACCTCAGCTCGGCCAAGGCGGCCGAAGTGATGGCGGCGCAGTTGTTCCATAGCGAGCATCTCGCCGGTAGAGGCTGCCTGGACTCTAGCGAGGCATTCACGTTGGCGGAGCTACGCGGTGGTCTCGAAGACTGCGGCGTGAAGGTTTCCGAGCACACTCCTGGAATCGGGATGCAGAAGGCGGGCCCCGAGTACGCCGGTCGTCCAGCAGCCGGCTGGTCGGCTGGCTTGGGTGACCGTGAACGTTGGAGTGGCACCGATACCTCTCGGTGA
- a CDS encoding IS256 family transposase: MANQIDTAAVAAQLLAQASEQGVELVGPDGLLNALTKQVLESALQAEMDEHLGYEKHQVAGRNGGNSRNGVREKTVLTGIDQIILSLTAKGLTTGEVAAHFGEVYGADVSKDTISKITDKVVGEMAEWAGRPLDSVYPVMFIDAIHVKIRDGQVANRPVYVAIGVTTAGERDILGLWAGDGGEGAKYWLAVLTEIKNRGTADVCIVVCDGLKGLPESINTVWPAAVIQTCVIHLIRNTFRYASRKYWDEMARDLRPVYTAATEAAAKERFVEFSGKWGQRYPAIMRLWENAWSEFVPFLDYDTEIRRVICSTNAIESVNARYRRAIRARGHFPTEQAALKCLYLVTRSLDPTGKGRARWAMRRKPALNAFAIAFEGRITPAANN, encoded by the coding sequence ATGGCGAATCAGATTGATACCGCGGCGGTGGCCGCGCAGTTGCTGGCCCAAGCCAGCGAGCAGGGTGTGGAGCTGGTCGGCCCGGACGGGTTGCTCAATGCGCTCACCAAACAGGTGTTGGAGTCCGCGCTGCAAGCGGAGATGGATGAACACCTGGGCTATGAAAAACACCAGGTGGCGGGCCGTAATGGCGGGAACTCCCGCAACGGGGTCCGCGAGAAAACGGTGCTGACCGGGATCGATCAGATCATCTTGTCCCTGACCGCCAAAGGGCTGACCACCGGCGAAGTCGCCGCTCATTTCGGTGAGGTCTATGGTGCTGACGTCTCGAAGGACACGATCTCGAAGATCACCGATAAGGTGGTCGGAGAAATGGCCGAATGGGCAGGGCGGCCACTAGATTCGGTGTATCCGGTGATGTTCATCGACGCTATCCACGTCAAGATCCGCGACGGCCAGGTCGCCAACCGGCCGGTCTATGTCGCCATCGGCGTCACCACCGCAGGTGAACGGGACATCCTGGGCTTGTGGGCCGGGGACGGCGGTGAAGGCGCCAAATACTGGCTTGCTGTCTTGACCGAGATCAAGAACCGTGGCACCGCCGATGTGTGCATCGTGGTCTGTGACGGACTCAAAGGCTTACCCGAGTCGATCAACACTGTCTGGCCCGCTGCTGTGATCCAGACCTGCGTTATCCATTTGATCCGCAATACCTTTCGCTACGCATCCCGCAAATACTGGGACGAGATGGCCCGCGATCTGCGGCCGGTCTACACCGCAGCGACCGAGGCCGCGGCCAAAGAACGCTTCGTCGAGTTCAGCGGCAAATGGGGCCAACGCTATCCGGCGATCATGCGACTCTGGGAGAACGCCTGGAGCGAGTTCGTGCCGTTCCTGGACTACGACACCGAGATCCGGCGAGTCATCTGCTCCACGAACGCTATCGAATCGGTCAACGCCCGCTACCGCCGGGCAATCCGCGCCCGCGGTCATTTCCCCACCGAGCAAGCAGCTCTCAAGTGCCTGTATCTGGTCACCCGATCACTAGACCCCACCGGCAAAGGTAGAGCACGATGGGCCATGCGGCGGAAACCAGCTTTGAACGCATTCGCTATCGCGTTCGAAGGCCGGATTACCCCGGCAGCGAATAACTAA
- a CDS encoding alpha/beta fold hydrolase, translating to MPVVQTRVGPIAYDDHGSGAVVVLLHATLHDRHDFGTIAPKLASRHRVIAIDWPAHGESPDLAPSLAPGAALFADVLQDLVEALDLPPAVFVGNSVGGFCAARLAITHPHRVAGLVLVNGSGFLSSAVTRTYCRVLGTPAVMRPLLPRLARSYMRAASANDRAILDRVLARADTDEGVKTVTAVWRSFAAPEHNLLARADRITAPTLIVWGSKDTAIPLRYGRATHRAIPGSRLELLPTGHLPFSSDPAGFLTIVDPFLAAVLSTRSPK from the coding sequence ATGCCAGTTGTTCAAACCCGGGTGGGCCCCATTGCCTACGACGATCACGGCAGTGGGGCAGTGGTGGTCTTGCTTCATGCCACGTTGCATGACCGCCATGACTTCGGCACGATCGCACCCAAACTCGCCAGCCGTCACCGCGTGATCGCCATCGACTGGCCCGCCCACGGCGAATCACCTGATCTCGCGCCGTCGTTGGCGCCAGGAGCGGCGTTGTTCGCCGACGTTCTGCAAGACCTTGTCGAGGCGTTGGACTTGCCGCCGGCGGTGTTTGTGGGCAATTCGGTAGGAGGCTTTTGCGCGGCGCGCCTCGCGATCACTCACCCGCATCGGGTCGCGGGCCTGGTGCTGGTGAACGGGAGCGGTTTCCTGAGCAGTGCGGTCACTCGCACGTACTGCCGAGTCCTGGGCACGCCGGCGGTGATGCGTCCCCTCCTGCCACGCCTGGCCCGCAGTTATATGCGTGCCGCCAGCGCTAACGACCGCGCGATCCTGGACCGCGTGCTGGCCCGCGCCGACACCGATGAGGGTGTCAAAACCGTGACGGCGGTGTGGCGCAGCTTCGCCGCACCTGAGCACAACCTGCTTGCCCGTGCCGACCGGATCACCGCTCCGACGTTGATCGTCTGGGGATCCAAGGACACCGCGATCCCGCTGAGGTACGGCCGCGCCACCCACCGCGCGATCCCGGGCTCACGGCTGGAATTGCTGCCGACCGGACACCTCCCGTTTTCCTCGGATCCGGCCGGCTTCCTGACCATCGTGGACCCATTTCTGGCTGCCGTGCTGTCCACCCGGAGCCCGAAATAA
- a CDS encoding DUF962 domain-containing protein, with protein sequence MSIPEPEAPFVEKMAYYRTQHTSRGVRVVHLIGIPVIAAGLPLLIAKPRVGVPMVVGGWLLQIAGHVLFEHNLPSTHKGWITYQLTGVIDVCAQYGEALARRSRRKATRNLCAAA encoded by the coding sequence ATGTCCATTCCCGAGCCGGAGGCCCCGTTCGTCGAGAAGATGGCGTACTACCGGACCCAGCACACCAGCCGGGGCGTGCGAGTCGTCCACCTCATCGGCATCCCGGTGATCGCGGCCGGTCTGCCGTTGCTCATCGCCAAGCCGCGCGTGGGAGTGCCGATGGTCGTCGGCGGGTGGCTGCTACAGATCGCCGGGCATGTGCTGTTCGAGCACAATCTGCCCTCAACCCACAAGGGCTGGATCACTTACCAGCTCACCGGCGTCATCGATGTGTGCGCGCAATACGGCGAAGCACTGGCGCGGCGCAGCCGACGAAAAGCCACCCGCAACCTGTGCGCGGCCGCATAG
- a CDS encoding TetR/AcrR family transcriptional regulator: MQSSPPATTAAVGRKAAAARTRATLIDTGLILAERTGLAGLSVNVLVAEAGVSKGTFFHHFGDRSTYLLCLHREFHDRIAEQIQDAVATMSPGRRRLMAAANTYLDGCLQHRGVRALLLEARAEPAVNSEIARRNADTAELCRPDFAAIGRQHPLQGAQLWVAMTAEAALLELQSRNRLPGARAALEEFLR, translated from the coding sequence GTGCAATCGTCACCACCGGCAACCACCGCCGCGGTCGGACGCAAGGCCGCGGCCGCCCGAACCCGCGCAACGCTCATCGACACCGGGCTGATCCTCGCGGAACGAACTGGTCTGGCAGGGCTGAGCGTCAACGTCCTTGTCGCCGAAGCGGGCGTATCGAAAGGCACCTTCTTTCACCACTTCGGCGACCGGTCGACCTACCTGCTGTGTTTGCACCGCGAATTCCACGACCGCATCGCCGAGCAGATCCAGGACGCCGTCGCCACGATGTCGCCCGGTCGGCGCCGCCTGATGGCCGCAGCAAACACCTATCTCGACGGCTGCCTGCAGCATCGTGGTGTGCGGGCGTTGCTTCTGGAAGCGCGCGCAGAGCCCGCCGTCAACTCAGAGATCGCCCGACGCAACGCCGATACGGCCGAGTTGTGCCGACCGGATTTCGCGGCGATCGGTCGGCAGCACCCGCTTCAAGGGGCGCAGCTGTGGGTCGCCATGACCGCCGAAGCGGCCCTACTCGAACTGCAATCCCGCAACCGCCTGCCAGGCGCCCGCGCAGCACTCGAAGAATTCCTGCGCTAA
- a CDS encoding MerR family DNA-binding protein, whose translation MNRLTLTQVTQILDTRDHGQPPCTHVRDLLDTRLADLNKQINALLALRDTITRLRQDAETLDPHSCSPNEVCRYLQPAEVRSIWPQKRPSRLPRGLSD comes from the coding sequence ATGAACCGGCTCACCCTCACCCAGGTCACACAGATCCTCGATACCCGCGACCACGGCCAGCCGCCATGTACCCACGTACGCGACCTGCTCGACACCCGCCTGGCCGACCTCAACAAACAGATCAACGCGCTGCTCGCGCTGCGTGACACCATCACCCGGCTGCGCCAAGACGCCGAAACCCTCGACCCACATTCGTGCAGCCCGAACGAGGTCTGCCGATACCTTCAGCCTGCAGAAGTGCGATCGATCTGGCCCCAGAAAAGGCCAAGCCGCCTGCCTCGGGGTCTGTCAGATTAA
- a CDS encoding IS256 family transposase yields MANQIDTAAVAAQLLAQAGEQGVELVGPDGLLNALTKQVLESALQAEMDEHLGYEKHQVAGRNGGNSRNGVREKTVLTEIGPVQIEVPRDTDARFDPKIVRKRQRRLTGIDQIILSLTAKGLTTGEVAAHFGEVYGADVSKDTISKITDKVVGEMAEWAGRPLDSVYPVMFIDAIHVKIRDGQVANRPVYVAIGVTTAGERDILGLWAGDGGEGAKYWLAVLTEIKNRGTADVCIVVCDGLKGLPESINTVWPAAVIQTCVIHLIRNTFRYASRKYWDEMARDLRPVYTAATEAAAKERFVEFSGKWGQRYPAIMRLWENAWSEFVPFLDYDTEIRRVICSTNAIESVNARYRRAIRARGHFPTEQAALKCLYLVTRSLDPTGKGRARWAMRRKPALNAFAIAFEGRITPAANN; encoded by the coding sequence ATGGCGAATCAGATTGATACCGCGGCGGTGGCCGCGCAGTTGCTGGCCCAAGCCGGCGAGCAGGGTGTGGAGCTGGTCGGCCCGGACGGGTTGCTCAATGCGCTCACCAAACAGGTGTTGGAGTCCGCGCTGCAAGCGGAGATGGATGAACACCTGGGCTATGAAAAACACCAGGTGGCGGGCCGTAATGGCGGGAACTCCCGCAACGGGGTCCGCGAGAAAACGGTGCTGACCGAGATCGGGCCGGTGCAAATCGAGGTGCCCCGCGATACCGACGCCCGCTTTGATCCGAAGATCGTCCGGAAACGCCAGCGCCGGCTGACCGGGATCGATCAGATCATCTTGTCCCTGACCGCCAAAGGGCTGACCACCGGCGAAGTCGCCGCTCATTTCGGTGAGGTCTATGGTGCTGACGTCTCGAAGGACACGATCTCGAAGATCACCGATAAGGTGGTCGGAGAAATGGCCGAATGGGCAGGGCGGCCACTAGATTCGGTGTATCCGGTGATGTTCATCGACGCTATCCACGTCAAGATCCGCGACGGCCAGGTCGCCAACCGGCCGGTCTATGTCGCCATCGGCGTCACCACCGCAGGTGAACGGGACATCCTGGGCTTGTGGGCCGGGGACGGCGGTGAAGGCGCCAAATACTGGCTTGCTGTCTTGACCGAGATCAAGAACCGTGGCACCGCCGATGTGTGCATCGTGGTCTGTGACGGACTCAAAGGCTTACCCGAGTCGATCAACACTGTCTGGCCCGCTGCTGTGATCCAGACCTGCGTTATCCATTTGATCCGCAATACCTTTCGCTACGCATCCCGCAAATACTGGGACGAGATGGCCCGCGATCTGCGGCCGGTCTACACCGCAGCGACCGAGGCCGCGGCCAAAGAACGCTTCGTCGAGTTCAGCGGCAAATGGGGCCAACGCTATCCGGCGATCATGCGACTCTGGGAGAACGCCTGGAGCGAGTTCGTGCCGTTCCTGGACTACGACACCGAGATCCGGCGAGTCATCTGCTCCACGAACGCTATCGAATCGGTCAACGCCCGCTACCGCCGGGCAATCCGCGCCCGCGGTCATTTCCCCACCGAGCAAGCAGCTCTCAAGTGCCTGTATCTGGTCACCCGATCACTAGACCCCACCGGCAAAGGTAGGGCACGATGGGCCATGCGGCGGAAACCAGCTTTGAACGCATTCGCTATCGCGTTCGAAGGCCGGATTACCCCGGCAGCGAATAACTAA
- a CDS encoding TnsA-like heteromeric transposase endonuclease subunit — protein sequence MERDHLMLLDADPGVVAVASQPFRFHWTDGTHHVPDYFARHSNVGVTVVDVRADDRITDDDQPRFKLSEIACYTVGWRYRRVGAPNPALVVNVRWLSGYRHPRVCRDDVAETLLAAFATPRKLIGGARQAGG from the coding sequence CTGGAGCGCGATCATCTAATGTTGCTGGACGCTGATCCCGGTGTTGTTGCTGTGGCATCGCAGCCTTTCAGGTTCCACTGGACTGACGGCACGCACCATGTCCCTGACTATTTTGCTAGACATAGCAATGTCGGTGTGACTGTGGTCGATGTGAGGGCCGATGATCGCATCACCGATGATGATCAGCCTAGGTTCAAGTTGTCTGAAATCGCTTGTTATACAGTGGGTTGGCGTTATCGTCGGGTGGGTGCTCCTAATCCGGCGCTGGTGGTGAACGTCCGGTGGCTGTCGGGTTATCGACATCCGCGCGTTTGTCGTGATGATGTTGCTGAGACGTTGCTGGCAGCGTTCGCGACGCCGCGGAAATTGATCGGCGGTGCCCGGCAGGCCGGCGGATAG
- a CDS encoding TetR/AcrR family transcriptional regulator, translated as MTLVGYGALVGSRNAGALGRLRRGHGYRPTDDELLDILLPVVVEYGCGAVTVDQITDTGQVTKQTLYAHFGSKDGMLSRLVGREAALMRAIFDEVSSPEKIDVSDLATYLTGALEPFFKHAAARSLGMRLLADPTAPQVPGFDKQVLADAVARVMAAFHFSDAEAEDPATHQHLLVVTMAANAVMSGVLTAIAHDIDPALAVKTCAAFIAAGATVVQPATSR; from the coding sequence GTGACGCTGGTGGGCTATGGTGCTCTGGTGGGTTCACGCAACGCTGGCGCGTTAGGGCGGTTGCGGCGCGGGCACGGCTACCGGCCGACCGATGACGAGTTGTTGGACATATTGTTACCGGTGGTTGTTGAGTATGGTTGCGGAGCGGTAACTGTCGATCAGATCACCGACACGGGCCAGGTGACCAAGCAGACGTTGTATGCCCATTTCGGTTCGAAGGACGGGATGCTTTCCCGACTCGTCGGACGCGAGGCTGCGCTGATGCGGGCAATTTTCGACGAGGTGTCATCACCTGAGAAAATCGACGTGAGTGATCTGGCCACCTACTTGACTGGGGCTCTTGAGCCATTCTTTAAGCACGCCGCCGCGCGCTCGCTTGGTATGCGATTGCTTGCCGATCCCACAGCGCCGCAAGTGCCGGGATTCGACAAGCAGGTTCTTGCCGATGCCGTCGCTAGAGTCATGGCCGCCTTTCACTTCTCGGATGCGGAGGCAGAAGACCCTGCCACACACCAGCACCTGCTCGTGGTGACCATGGCCGCGAACGCCGTCATGTCCGGGGTCTTGACCGCCATCGCCCACGACATTGATCCGGCTCTGGCGGTCAAGACTTGCGCGGCGTTCATCGCAGCTGGCGCCACCGTTGTGCAGCCCGCCACATCTCGCTAG
- a CDS encoding IS630 family transposase, whose protein sequence is MRVAPLGLWDGDREKLVSLTRSSTVMAGLAQRARIVLLAADGVSNTEIASRTGVSRPTVISWRARYGESGIVGLVDLARSGRSRTLDHGEIVSATLRPSPATLGVTHRSSRLLADHLGISFSAVAKAWREYGVAPWRVETFKFSTDPELVAKVTDVVGLYLAPPENAVVLCIDEKSQIRALDRRAPMLPMQIGMPERRTHDYVRHGTTTLFAALEVATGKVTEVCKPRHRHQEFLAFLRHLARAYPDQELHLVMDNYAAHKKTEVRDWLAQNPRIKTYFTPTSASWMNLVEVWFGIIERQGIHRGAFGSVRDLTTAIRTFINGWNPRAHPFVWTKTTDQILKKAERQQTSNTRH, encoded by the coding sequence ATGCGAGTGGCTCCGTTGGGTTTGTGGGATGGGGACCGGGAGAAGTTGGTGTCGTTGACGCGGTCCTCGACGGTGATGGCGGGGTTGGCGCAGCGGGCGCGGATTGTGTTGCTTGCCGCCGATGGTGTTTCGAACACTGAGATCGCTTCGCGGACAGGGGTTTCGCGTCCGACGGTGATTTCGTGGCGGGCTCGGTACGGTGAATCGGGAATCGTCGGGCTGGTTGATCTGGCGCGTTCTGGCCGTTCGCGCACGCTAGATCATGGCGAGATTGTGTCTGCGACGTTGCGGCCTTCACCTGCGACACTAGGTGTGACACATCGGAGTTCTCGGCTGTTGGCCGATCATTTGGGGATCAGTTTTTCGGCGGTGGCCAAGGCGTGGCGTGAGTATGGGGTGGCGCCGTGGCGCGTCGAGACGTTCAAGTTCTCGACCGATCCCGAACTGGTCGCCAAGGTCACCGATGTGGTCGGGTTGTATCTGGCGCCACCGGAGAATGCGGTCGTGCTCTGCATCGATGAAAAATCGCAGATCCGGGCGTTAGATCGGAGGGCGCCGATGCTGCCCATGCAGATCGGGATGCCCGAGCGTCGGACCCACGACTACGTCCGTCACGGCACCACCACCTTGTTTGCGGCCTTGGAGGTCGCCACCGGGAAAGTGACCGAAGTGTGCAAGCCCAGGCACCGCCATCAGGAGTTTCTCGCCTTCCTGCGTCACCTCGCACGCGCCTATCCGGATCAGGAACTTCATCTGGTGATGGACAACTACGCCGCCCACAAAAAGACCGAAGTTCGCGACTGGCTGGCCCAAAACCCCAGGATCAAAACATATTTCACGCCGACGTCGGCATCGTGGATGAACCTAGTCGAGGTATGGTTCGGCATCATCGAACGCCAAGGCATCCACCGTGGCGCCTTCGGCAGCGTCCGCGATCTGACCACCGCAATCCGCACCTTCATCAACGGCTGGAACCCTCGCGCGCATCCGTTTGTCTGGACCAAAACCACCGATCAAATCCTCAAAAAAGCAGAACGTCAACAGACTTCAAACACGCGCCACTAG